The Pseudomonas sp. TH06 genome has a window encoding:
- a CDS encoding AzlD domain-containing protein has protein sequence MPDQTFLILVVALMMAVTFLPRALPLQVNTEHWPPFVARALEYLPVAIVAAISLTPLLIKDQHIQLDRPEFYAAIPTLLCAYFSKNLFLSVAVGTAAYIALGSFM, from the coding sequence ATGCCTGACCAAACGTTCCTGATTCTGGTGGTCGCGCTGATGATGGCAGTGACCTTCCTACCGCGCGCCTTGCCACTGCAAGTCAACACCGAGCACTGGCCGCCGTTCGTGGCGCGGGCGCTGGAGTACTTGCCGGTGGCGATCGTCGCTGCGATCAGCCTGACTCCCTTGTTGATCAAGGATCAGCACATACAGCTCGATCGCCCGGAATTCTATGCAGCGATTCCGACGTTGTTATGTGCGTATTTCAGCAAAAACCTCTTTCTCAGTGTGGCGGTTGGGACGGCTGCGTACATTGCGCTCGGCTCGTTCATGTAA
- a CDS encoding AzlC family ABC transporter permease, protein MNETSGSAPLMVNHQPSRTFAEASPVVAGYFTVSFVFGLMAVNAGLPMWLPVAMCLFVYAGASQFAALALISSGASLTTIVLTTFLINARHMLMSVYMAKALRALGLSRVERWCYAGGLTDESFAFHSVKLGTGAPVNVRYLIGFNLFCHTSWVLGGLLGAVCAQYAAHLIKYQLDYALTAMMLYVLVSLCNTRNKMIAAAAAVICMGALSLVGSSPFNVFIATFVGCGVGVCLTKRS, encoded by the coding sequence ATGAATGAAACGTCCGGCAGTGCGCCGCTGATGGTCAACCATCAGCCGTCGCGCACGTTTGCCGAAGCCAGCCCGGTGGTGGCCGGGTATTTCACGGTGTCATTTGTATTCGGCTTGATGGCCGTTAACGCCGGGCTGCCCATGTGGTTGCCCGTGGCGATGTGTCTGTTCGTGTACGCCGGCGCTTCACAATTCGCTGCACTGGCGTTGATCTCCAGTGGTGCGTCGCTGACCACCATTGTGCTGACCACTTTCCTGATCAATGCGCGACACATGCTGATGTCGGTATACATGGCCAAAGCCCTGCGCGCCTTGGGCCTCAGTCGCGTGGAGCGCTGGTGTTACGCCGGCGGTCTGACCGACGAATCCTTCGCTTTCCACAGCGTAAAACTCGGCACTGGCGCACCGGTAAACGTGCGTTATCTGATTGGCTTCAACCTTTTCTGCCACACGTCATGGGTGCTTGGCGGCCTGCTCGGCGCTGTGTGCGCGCAGTACGCCGCGCACTTGATCAAATATCAGCTCGATTATGCGCTGACGGCGATGATGCTCTATGTGCTGGTGTCGCTGTGTAATACCCGCAACAAAATGATTGCAGCCGCTGCAGCAGTGATTTGCATGGGCGCGCTGAGCCTGGTCGGCAGCTCGCCGTTTAATGTGTTTATCGCCACGTTTGTGGGCTGCGGAGTGGGTGTATGCCTGACCAAACGTTCCTGA
- a CDS encoding GNAT family N-acetyltransferase: protein MERFFRQFDEVSFCEWQDAKCLRSVLIQKTTTAYLAFDVAGEIVGAVLGGMLGSRGTINHLAVSPRYRSQGVGQRLVEAASSDMKRVGVLRMFLFVDDANLAGKRFWAAQGFCEPHGERTFERDL, encoded by the coding sequence ATGGAGCGCTTTTTTCGCCAGTTCGACGAAGTGTCGTTCTGCGAATGGCAAGACGCCAAGTGCCTGCGCAGCGTGCTGATCCAGAAAACCACTACCGCCTATCTGGCGTTCGACGTGGCCGGCGAAATCGTCGGCGCGGTGCTCGGCGGCATGCTCGGCAGCCGTGGCACGATCAATCATCTGGCCGTCAGCCCGCGCTATCGCAGCCAGGGCGTCGGTCAACGTCTGGTTGAAGCAGCGTCGTCGGACATGAAAAGGGTGGGGGTGTTGCGGATGTTTCTGTTCGTCGACGATGCTAACCTCGCGGGCAAACGATTCTGGGCTGCCCAGGGTTTTTGCGAGCCTCATGGCGAACGGACATTTGAGAGGGATCTATGA
- a CDS encoding 2OG-Fe dioxygenase family protein yields the protein MIVLNREVGESLRRDKYVNVQGGDFNLYGHFADFVRLTKSWENMEPDSYYGQAEAGMRYRRYSDFEYNPKTRELKQLEHRAYVQSKENNAYVGGLVRHFQDFSDEVIESPVMRSLIDTDFEVYKSVLPEELHDEIWQCQIHQIRIEIKPGKQLEITPEGIHCDGYPFSGVHFWGRNNVEGAESRLYDIHEHQLASTTYQEILDTTYFLDRDMRHYVTPARNTHTHAMAYRQILAISFSRPGTAFDIVR from the coding sequence ATGATCGTTTTGAACAGAGAAGTGGGCGAATCGCTACGGCGCGACAAATATGTCAACGTCCAGGGTGGTGACTTCAATCTCTACGGTCATTTTGCCGACTTCGTCAGACTGACCAAAAGTTGGGAAAACATGGAGCCTGACAGCTACTACGGTCAGGCCGAAGCCGGCATGCGTTACCGTCGTTACAGCGACTTTGAGTACAACCCCAAGACACGCGAACTGAAACAACTTGAGCATCGCGCGTACGTGCAATCCAAGGAAAACAACGCCTATGTGGGCGGCCTGGTGCGGCACTTCCAGGACTTCTCCGATGAAGTCATCGAATCGCCCGTCATGCGCAGCCTGATCGATACCGATTTTGAAGTGTACAAAAGCGTCTTGCCGGAAGAACTGCACGATGAAATCTGGCAATGCCAGATTCATCAGATCCGCATCGAGATCAAACCCGGCAAACAACTTGAAATCACCCCGGAAGGGATTCACTGCGACGGCTATCCGTTCAGCGGTGTGCACTTCTGGGGCCGCAACAATGTCGAGGGGGCCGAGAGTCGTTTGTACGACATCCACGAGCATCAACTGGCGTCGACCACCTACCAGGAAATCCTCGATACCACGTACTTCCTCGATCGCGACATGCGCCACTACGTGACTCCGGCGCGTAATACTCACACCCATGCCATGGCGTACCGGCAGATTCTGGCGATTTCTTTCTCGCGGCCCGGGACCGCTTTCGACATTGTTCGCTAA
- a CDS encoding OprD family porin — MLNKRISLIALGMLSATSAMANDQAESKGFQEDSSLKVLLRNAYINRDYKDGNKDKSEWGQAAIGTFSSGFTQGTVGVGVDAFGLYALNLERSEDRSGAQGIDFFKKGDSGHPANDLSKGGAAVKFRLSSTTLTYGDQMPALPVLNYDNSRLLPESYTGTLITSKEIKGLELNAGRFTAESRKSAEGRDSGGLKSINVLGGSYQFTERFKAALYASDVEDVLKKQYVNANYVFPINKDQSLTLDFNGYRTKLDDSYVRQTGATGDDNKIWSLAATFATGPHSFTVAHQRSTGDSNLGYAYGGYQKDQGRVGDGGNTIYLANSYWSDFNAEDERSWQLGYGLDFGAFGVPGLSYNVAYVRGDNITTATTTGGTEREIFNQIKYVVQSGPAKDLSVKLRSSILRVSQKSADYNSSGNELRVFVDYPINIF, encoded by the coding sequence ATGTTGAACAAGCGGATCAGTCTGATCGCATTGGGGATGTTGAGCGCCACTTCGGCCATGGCTAACGACCAGGCCGAGTCCAAGGGGTTTCAAGAAGACAGCAGCCTGAAAGTGCTGCTGCGCAATGCCTACATCAATCGTGACTACAAAGACGGTAACAAAGATAAATCCGAGTGGGGCCAAGCGGCCATCGGTACGTTCTCGTCCGGTTTCACCCAGGGCACCGTGGGTGTCGGTGTGGATGCCTTCGGTCTATACGCACTGAACCTGGAGCGCAGCGAAGATCGTAGCGGCGCCCAAGGTATCGACTTCTTCAAGAAGGGCGACAGTGGCCACCCGGCCAACGACCTGTCCAAGGGTGGCGCGGCGGTCAAATTCCGTCTGTCCAGCACCACGCTGACCTACGGCGACCAGATGCCGGCCCTGCCGGTGCTGAACTACGACAACTCGCGCCTGCTGCCAGAAAGCTACACCGGTACTTTGATCACTTCCAAAGAGATCAAAGGCCTGGAGCTGAACGCCGGTCGCTTCACCGCTGAATCGCGCAAGAGCGCTGAAGGCCGTGACAGTGGTGGTCTGAAGTCGATCAACGTGTTGGGCGGTAGCTACCAGTTCACCGAACGGTTCAAGGCTGCGCTGTACGCTTCCGATGTTGAAGACGTGCTGAAGAAGCAATACGTGAACGCCAACTACGTGTTCCCGATCAACAAGGATCAATCCCTGACTCTGGACTTCAACGGCTATCGCACCAAGCTGGACGACTCCTACGTCCGTCAGACTGGTGCTACCGGTGACGACAACAAGATCTGGAGCCTGGCAGCGACGTTCGCGACCGGCCCGCACTCGTTCACCGTGGCGCATCAGCGTTCCACTGGCGATAGCAACCTGGGCTACGCCTACGGCGGCTACCAGAAAGACCAGGGTCGTGTCGGCGACGGTGGCAACACCATCTACCTTGCCAACTCCTACTGGTCGGACTTCAACGCTGAAGACGAGCGCAGCTGGCAGCTGGGCTACGGTCTGGACTTCGGCGCATTCGGCGTACCGGGTCTGAGCTACAACGTCGCTTACGTGCGTGGCGACAATATCACCACCGCGACCACCACCGGCGGTACCGAGCGTGAGATCTTCAACCAGATCAAATACGTTGTGCAAAGTGGTCCGGCCAAAGACCTCAGCGTGAAGTTGCGTAGCTCGATTCTGCGCGTTTCGCAGAAATCCGCCGACTACAACAGCAGCGGCAACGAGCTGCGTGTGTTCGTGGATTACCCGATCAACATCTTCTGA
- a CDS encoding DsbA family protein, whose product MILHYIYDPLCGWCYGAKPLVQAAQPVLRVIAHAGGMMSGANRQRVSPQLRNYVMPHDRRIGEYTGQPFGEAYFEGLLRDDTAVFDSTPPIAAVMAAESVDGRGLELLGCLQTAHYLEGRRIADESVLVELAGQMGYAGEVFHTAFKSVDTEQHIKASRALLAQLGGQGFPTFALERDGQFTLIDISPWLGKPQAFADWLGEAVEVDEAGESSALCGLDGCA is encoded by the coding sequence ATGATCCTTCACTACATTTACGATCCGCTGTGCGGCTGGTGCTACGGCGCCAAACCCTTGGTCCAGGCGGCACAGCCAGTACTGCGAGTGATCGCGCATGCGGGCGGGATGATGAGTGGCGCCAACCGCCAGCGCGTCTCGCCGCAATTGCGCAATTACGTCATGCCCCATGATCGGCGCATTGGCGAATACACCGGACAACCCTTTGGCGAGGCCTATTTCGAAGGCTTGCTGCGTGATGACACGGCGGTTTTCGATTCGACGCCACCGATCGCTGCCGTCATGGCGGCAGAGTCAGTCGACGGTCGAGGTCTTGAGCTACTCGGGTGTTTGCAAACGGCGCATTACCTGGAAGGGCGGCGGATTGCCGATGAGTCTGTACTTGTCGAACTCGCCGGTCAGATGGGCTATGCCGGTGAAGTGTTTCACACGGCGTTCAAATCCGTGGATACCGAACAACATATAAAAGCCAGTCGCGCACTGTTGGCTCAACTTGGCGGCCAGGGTTTTCCGACGTTCGCACTAGAACGGGACGGGCAGTTCACGTTGATCGACATCAGCCCCTGGTTGGGCAAGCCACAAGCCTTCGCCGATTGGTTAGGGGAGGCCGTTGAGGTCGATGAGGCGGGCGAATCGTCAGCGCTCTGCGGCCTTGATGGCTGTGCGTGA
- a CDS encoding TonB-dependent siderophore receptor: MPAPSRFSSYSIGLSALLSAGFSYASPTILPATAISAESEIDSEDPRVKVSNTATRTSTPVRYVPQAIDSIKTSNVANYGTNDIGDALSGMPNVSSSADTRFDSLRIRGFDASNDFYLDGIRDDSQYKRDLHNIERVEVLKGPAAVLYGRGSQGGIVNRVSKAPEAGRRSTIEAQGGSEDLRSLYADLSTDPSENISLRLNMGNMDENSFRDGVSGNRQLFAPSMSWQLTPDLSWLVQYEYSRYNRTPDRGIPGVNGRPADVGRDTTYGNDHDFIDDKSQSLRSKLTYEINDNWQLRQTLGVFKLDSDFDNTYLTGYTPSTNKVTRQHWQQDLTTRNVYNYLELEGGFDTFGLEHRLLTGVEIGSQRRDPKLYNAATGKTPGAQPVPSLDLFNPNRELRHTGSMQVFSDSHTEVESRAVYVQDQLRLNDQWQLLGGLRYDTFDIESTNKLKNISEDRDSHSTSPRVGLVWTPLQNHSFYASWSKTFSPVGGGLIGITPGAAGNTNDLSPELTKQKEIGVKSDWLNDRLSTTLAIYDLELYNRRTSDPNDPTLTVMSGLQRSRGIELTATGNIVGNWYMRGGIGMQDAKIEKDNNGLEGKRINNVAKHNGSLFLTWKPEMGWYGETGLTLVGQRYADNANTTVLPGYGRWDALVGYRFKDWDLRTALNNITDREYYASATSQYQIQPGAPRSVVMTGTYSF, from the coding sequence ATGCCTGCCCCATCGCGCTTTAGTTCCTACAGCATTGGTCTTTCTGCTCTGCTCTCCGCCGGTTTTTCCTACGCATCTCCTACGATATTGCCGGCAACGGCGATTAGTGCCGAGTCCGAAATCGACAGCGAAGACCCGCGCGTAAAAGTCAGCAACACCGCAACCCGCACATCGACTCCGGTGCGCTACGTACCGCAGGCCATTGATTCGATCAAGACGTCGAACGTTGCCAACTACGGCACCAACGACATCGGCGATGCCTTGAGCGGCATGCCCAACGTCAGCAGCAGCGCCGATACGCGTTTCGACAGCCTGCGCATTCGCGGCTTCGACGCCAGCAACGACTTCTATCTGGACGGCATCCGCGACGACAGCCAATACAAGCGCGACCTGCACAACATCGAACGCGTTGAGGTGCTCAAAGGTCCGGCCGCCGTGTTGTACGGCCGTGGCAGTCAGGGCGGAATCGTCAACCGCGTCAGCAAGGCGCCTGAAGCAGGCCGTCGCTCGACCATCGAAGCCCAAGGCGGTAGCGAAGATTTGCGCAGCCTTTACGCCGACCTCAGCACTGATCCGAGCGAAAACATCAGCCTGCGTCTGAACATGGGCAACATGGATGAAAACAGTTTCCGCGACGGCGTCAGCGGCAACCGCCAACTGTTCGCACCGTCGATGAGCTGGCAACTGACCCCCGACCTGAGTTGGCTGGTGCAATACGAATACAGCCGCTACAACCGCACGCCAGATCGCGGCATTCCGGGTGTCAACGGACGTCCGGCCGATGTCGGCCGCGACACAACCTATGGCAACGATCACGACTTCATCGACGACAAGTCGCAATCGCTGCGTTCGAAACTCACCTACGAGATCAACGACAACTGGCAACTGCGCCAGACCCTCGGTGTGTTCAAGCTCGACAGTGATTTCGACAACACCTACCTGACCGGTTACACCCCGTCGACCAACAAGGTGACACGCCAGCACTGGCAGCAGGACCTGACCACCCGCAACGTCTACAACTACCTTGAGCTGGAAGGCGGTTTCGACACGTTTGGCCTGGAGCATCGCCTGTTGACCGGCGTCGAGATCGGTAGCCAGCGCCGCGATCCGAAGCTGTACAACGCCGCGACCGGCAAGACTCCGGGCGCGCAGCCTGTGCCGTCACTTGACCTGTTCAACCCCAACCGCGAGCTGCGCCATACGGGCAGCATGCAAGTATTCAGTGACAGCCACACCGAAGTCGAAAGCCGTGCGGTGTATGTGCAGGATCAACTGCGCCTGAACGATCAGTGGCAATTGCTCGGCGGCTTGCGCTACGACACGTTTGATATCGAGTCGACCAACAAACTCAAGAACATTTCCGAAGACCGCGACAGCCACAGCACCAGCCCACGCGTGGGCCTGGTCTGGACGCCGTTGCAGAATCACTCGTTCTACGCCTCCTGGTCGAAGACCTTCTCGCCGGTGGGCGGCGGTCTGATCGGCATCACCCCGGGTGCGGCCGGCAACACCAACGACCTGAGCCCCGAGCTGACCAAGCAAAAAGAAATCGGTGTGAAGAGTGATTGGCTCAATGATCGTTTGAGCACCACGCTGGCGATCTATGACCTCGAGCTCTACAACCGCCGCACCAGCGATCCAAATGATCCGACGCTGACGGTGATGTCCGGCCTGCAACGTTCACGCGGGATCGAACTGACCGCCACCGGTAACATCGTCGGTAACTGGTACATGCGCGGTGGTATCGGTATGCAAGATGCGAAAATTGAAAAGGACAACAACGGTCTGGAAGGCAAACGCATCAACAACGTTGCCAAGCACAACGGCAGCCTGTTCCTGACCTGGAAACCGGAAATGGGCTGGTACGGCGAAACCGGTTTGACCCTTGTTGGCCAACGTTATGCCGATAACGCCAATACCACGGTGCTGCCGGGTTATGGCCGTTGGGATGCGCTGGTCGGTTATCGCTTCAAGGACTGGGATCTGCGCACGGCACTCAACAACATCACCGATCGCGAGTATTACGCGTCGGCGACCAGCCAGTATCAGATCCAGCCGGGCGCACCGCGCAGCGTGGTGATGACCGGTACCTATTCCTTCTGA